One genomic window of Anoplolepis gracilipes chromosome 5, ASM4749672v1, whole genome shotgun sequence includes the following:
- the Nocte gene encoding uncharacterized protein Nocte isoform X6 — MSTLSGIVSKGEKGKSKFQSLDINSLYRVSRGESLEPHQQKNTLPRKHGMQSLGKVPSARRPPANLPSLKSETSSSDPAVSLVPSGGSGWATTKDSTSSTTTTTTVVTSLDNTTTVSSTAQCTAGTTVSTSLHSLLPGQQNVSQAPFLDQTNNKSSWSAIMSRSGDGGTPGNQQQSNRELNAQYGPGPSLRPQTEGSWIQGGSRTASGAAPATSAGPGNGNTPGGQGLPLNIPVSGGHTQEGPGGGRQNLAQSPNMGAAPAGQHNSVNNQGSAPSSGQIGPNLHHFRGLIPPFMYRSNFPGGFPPQFSSNSGSNSPRPRFNHPLDRFPPPQRERVPEEEILTRPIIKEEDLTRMDDISRDAGWAAHDDIDYNQKLAFSDDEPEPETSKNDEKKDIKEKKSDDNAEEKEKSRDNPRDSKELREPPHRPWTQPSMNRDYRGSNGASGSGGYNNQSQLHSVHSLRGVEDDETWNERRRIKVEVASVVERARLRKEEEEKRFQESTKQAAAKKLQDLEQKMKEKQAKHKDEERTQSGESKSLISVPPVPLPIPEWEREKENRERESRERERERSRTSSEGKDEKIIASGRETRDNLARESRDQGLADFRQNDRQTFLRQQDTVRSERERERDRDQRDSRDREQPAFSRHFQNNLPPRFQKQQAERSGANFNRISPNAERPASQSVPFSQQYDPSRWLHNYNSLIDSSMKQSMPPQRRNRTDSDASVPLDDERPPSRDHRSGGAPPSREDRYRHSSHRSYDSRKPGGYYDEYNRNFRDYDYDDRHSRDSWERERHFDDKERDSKDNLDSRDSRDNRDGKDSRPTSRDARDVRDIRDRDNKEKKDYDSYSKDSFDEREQRERSESSEWREERNAGQDRQLESRRDAPKEERSERPQRPDSRDSRASRESKTSLRDDELHKLRDCNSWVSEVSDYEEKKRDLLYHEEVRERERDRRQPPGPVTKEKIEADELKNEKRSLTQLKRGSSDLQDKKDQPKESSIETKKDTDVWNRKTERSSESRQIERGDNSPKAWADAISPTFEKEEEKIAEVTKESKESDEIKQNLLDKPTLEKREEAIEDVKEQVKDEKREKNTRNRTSSGSSNSRIRESRGGRQWGGTFSVFTRWRGPESRGRRGGPRPAAGKSGMSAKSGSYGHTDSENSADEISGSTESGKEDKRSARSPKPSQKVEKEERNREVSRRDDKRGTETYSQARSEKRGYDGKPSHEAFAPSGEPSRRGRGGGFRIRNTATGGRMEGYGPPSSKSPFSSERNADEKHQQNAGRQNPSTPTSEKEANLLQSAPVESTDDKIIAKQQALTAGITGRRNKSPSQQTQQASNKQEANQVANVLSQKTQIRKEESRSKRTRSGSRRGRDTREARSRGSSSNVSKQPQSDVGNEDWETTSENSEEHIEDHKDSRNSRNKHFGGRPIQATNQNAIGANPHSRRSEQSATNAREQREKNPKSSNPASRAPGAEKRNLQNAGFGAQKNHNTDGIPPLMQNTQIQNGGRSRSQSSTNSGAISNKSSNKDSMVNRIDEIKLTDPNLVNQALNDLSKKNQITKDKKLMDSEMEANSCTEDTANATAEDKVDADGFQEVRSKKNVKESRHNQKEETKPVKRDKEKERERDRSKSKSNGSQQVLQQQVQNIPPLLGQNIPQPANIPQKREYDNRNSRNPRLAPRFQRLVKQQQQQMCATDASDMNKLNSSGNNYAKDSSSNPAPPPTVNAWDKPFTSQLRSNSPSAVPTDIQLMSSLTTQNDHSHEGNEANSGHSSQRNSPSGEKTVKNLKETLTEKNVVSDVSSPPVQTLIFENTNYSKTTKTTGPTDLAVKSKFSNHIKTQQQRAEKRAEMEEEGNSQVQQHPQQPALSVAFPNKPNDLIKDKNQEPIQMPLSFNKNEDNADMKLDFTFDSDLSQLTEDKTKSLGMPRSMHMTGGQSTISPSTAELNLKIASVKKVWENAPPMPTVVEHEDGSGVVGSATSFPQAFESGDVDDSYSPHQQYNQNNMKSEITTSTNVCKLVPPQVKPQQQSSGSSGTQPGSTVPGPSPIGAGQSPIGHPPVSLQGPLSPPPFNSTGQPSHINYQEFPQYPGSQAAQYGGMSAIPSPPAVLFNTGSGQLPAQAGGLYGAFQLDQSRSPFTQYAPYAPSLQSSFSQQNVYLQQPPPPPPHAPNAPTPEMYQNNLSQYRITAAAAPPFGQNQQLSNNPNTVLISSSSNSLMSASVKPSSQPIGAIGTKAPHFQTPSAPQPNQLAYIPYDPNQVLGVSGSYLNNSQLVQRPGPNVQASANSYYSATSADVFPGSQTGFYQSGGATQQTGTHYGLQGFGQHNQSLATGNATPVGLQNYGPSFLSSSGLQIAAAAQQFRNPTGGLPGPGNAAPTFLSKHQPQEQSRQLKSPSGNQQDVLASVFGSTSQIPSPKSRNCKQQSSSQQPQPSPTQHHKYQQYQGVSQSALVSSYNNYVLQQNVRGMGMPPRAGIQPSQQRYPPPIQRPVVPFAPGPNPNNPTQQQPACMPTQQQQQTQINRHRPNIHQQQQQQRNMKMQQQYYSSQGNVKMDSNDKADNHNDKINDGPSGTQPVGNKSNVNQQDSDNNKEEVNQQNE, encoded by the exons ATGTCTACTCTGTCAGGGATTGTGTCGAAGGGGGAGAAAGGAAAATCCAAGTTTCAATCACTAGATATCAATAGCTTGTATCGGGTGAGTAGG GGTGAATCTTTGGAACCGCATCagcaaaaaaatacattaccgcGCAAACATGGAATGCAAAGTCTTGGAAAGGTGCCTTCGGCACGGCGTCCTCCTGCTAATCTGCCCAGTTTAAAAAGCGAAACTAGCAGCAGTGATCCAGCTGTCAGTCTTGTGCCAAGTGGAGGAAGTGGTTGGGCTACTACTAAGGATTCGACATCGTCGACCACTACTACTACCACAGTAGTAACTTCACTTGATAACACTACt acTGTTTCTTCAACAGCACAATGCACAGCAGGAACCACTGTTTCAACATCTCTGCACTCGTTACTACCGGGACAACAAAATGTATCACAAGCTCCTTTTTTGGATCAAACAAACAACAAATCATCATGGAGCGCTATTATGAGCAGATCAGGAGATG GTGGCACGCCGGGAAATCAACAGCAATCGAATCGAGAATTAAATGCGCAATACGGTCCAGGACCAAGCCTACGTCCACAAA CCGAAGGAAGTTGGATTCAAGGCGGAAGTCGCACGGCAAGTGGCGCAGCACCAGCAACATCAGCTGGTCCCGGAAATGGGAATACTCCGGGGGGCCAGGGCCTCCCTTTAAATATACCTGTTTCAGGAGGACACACCCAAGAGGGACCCGGTGGAGGGCGGCAGAACTTGGCCCAATCGCCCAACATGGGCGCGGCCCCGGCAGGCCAGCATAATTCCGTAAATAATCAAGGCTCTGCGCCTTCTTCTGGTCAAATTGGGCCGAATCTGCATCACTTTCGGGGACTTATCCCGCCATTT ATGTATAGATCAAATTTTCCTGGTGGATTTCCTCCgcaattttcatcaaattctGGATCCAACAGCCCCCGACCTAGATTTAATCATCCCCTGGATCGATTTCCACCTCCTCAACGTGAGCGTGTACCCGAGGAAGAGATTCTGACTAGACCTATTATCAAGGAAGAAGATCTTACTCGTATGGATGATATTTCACGTGATGCAGGATGGGCTGCGCACGATGATATTGATTATAACCAAAAATTGGCCTTTAGCGACGATGAACCTGAACCAGAAACATcgaaaaatgatgaaaaaaaagatatcaagGAGAAAAAGAGCGACGATAATGcggaggagaaggagaaatCTCGAGACAATCCTCGAGACTCGAAGGAACTTCGAGAACCGCCGCATCGTCCTTGGACTCAACCTTCTATGAATCGCGATTATCGTGGATCAAATGGCGCGAGTGGTAGTGGAGGCTACAACAATCAATCACAATTGCACTCTGTACATTCTTTGAGAG GTGTCGAAGACGACGAGACGTGGAACGAAAGACGTAGAATCAAAGTTGAAGTTGCGTCCGTTGTCGAACGTGCACGGTTGcgcaaagaagaagaagaaaaacgtTTCCAAGAATCGACAAAACAAGCGGcagcaaaaaaattacaggACTTGGAGCAAAAGATGAAAGAGAAACAAGCGAAACACAAAGACGAGGAACGCACACAGTCGGGCGAATCTAAAAGCTTGATCAGTGTCCCACCTGTACCTCTTCCTATACCTGAATgggaaagggagaaagagaatagGGAACGAGAGAGTAGAGAACGAGAGCGTGAAAGATCTCGTACTTCGTCCGAAGGAAAGGATGAGAAAATTATTGCATCTGGACGCGAAACCCGCGATAATCTTGCGAGAGAAAGCCGAGATCAAGGACTGGCGGACTTTCGTCAGAATGATCGGCAGACTTTCTTACGGCAACAGGACACAGTGCGCAGTGAGCGCGAAAGAGAACGCGATCGCGATCAAAGAGACTCGCGAGATCGCGAACAACCGGCATTTTCTCGacattttcagaataatttacCACCTAGATTTCAAAAGCAGCAAGCAGAGAGAAGCGGTGCAAATTTCAATCGAATTTCACCCAATGCGGAAAGACCTGCTTCGCAATCTGTTCCATTCTCCCAGCAATATGATCCTAGCAGATGGCTTCATAATTACAACTCATTGA tagaTAGTAGTATGAAGCAGTCCATGCCACCGCAACGTCGTAACAGAACTGATTCTGACGCATCGGTACCATTGGACGATGAACGGCCTCCGTCTCGAGATCATCGCAGTGGTGGTGCGCCGCCATCGAGGGAGGATCGTTATCGGCATTCTTCGCATCGATCCTACGACAGTCGCAAACCCGGCGGTTATTACGATGAATATAACCGTAATTTCAGAGATTACGATTATGACGATAGACATTCTCGTGACTCTTGGGAACGTGAGAGACATTTTGATGATAAAGAACGAGATTCGAAAGACAATTTGGACTCGAGAGATAGTCGAGACAATCGTGATGGCAAAGATTCTCGTCCTACCAGCCGTGATGCTCGAGACGTCAGAGATATACGCGACCGAGATAACAAAGAGAAGAAGGATTATGATAGTTATTCAAAg GATTCTTTCGATGAGCGAGAACAAAGGGAGCGTTCCGAAAGTTCAGAGTGGCGTGAAGAACGTAACGCGGGACAAGACAGACAACTGGAAAGTCGTCGTGATGCGCCCAAGGAAGAGCGCAGCGAACGCCCACAAAGACCAGATTCGCGCGACAGTCGCGCTTCCAGAGAGTCGAAAACATCTTTACGCGATGACGAGTTGCATAAATTACGCGATTGCAATTCTTGGGTGAGTGAAGTGTCCGATTATGAGGAAAAGAAACGAGACTTGTTATATCACGAGGAAGttagggaaagagaaagagatagaaggCAACCGCCTGGTCCAGttacgaaagaaaaaattgaagcCGATGAATTGAAGAACGAGAAGCGTAGTCTGACTCAATTGAAGAGAGGCAGTTCTGATCTTCAAGATAAGAAAGATCAGCCAAAGGAAAGTTCTATCGAGACGAAAAAAGATACAGATGTGTGGAATAGAAAAACAGAGCGCTCTTCAGAAAGCAGACAGATTGAGAGAGGTGATAATTCACCAAAGGCATGGGCCGACGCAATATCGCcaacttttgaaaaagaagaggaaaaaatagCAGAGGTTACTAAAGAAAGCAAAGAAAGTGATGAAATTAAGCAAAATTTATTGGATAAGCCAACTttggagaagagagaagaagctATCGAAGATGTTAAAGAGCAAGTCAAAGATGAGAAGCGAGAGAAGAATACACGTAATAGAACAAGTAGCGGTAGCTCTAATTCTAGAATTCGTGAATCTCGTGGCGGACGTCAGTGGGGAGGAACTTTCAGTGTTTTCACTCGTTGGCGTGGCCCGGAGTCTAGAGGACGAAGAGGCGGGCCACGACCCGCTGCTGGTAAGTCTGGAATGTCCGCAAAAAGCGGTTCCTATGGGCATACCGATTCCGAAAACAGTGCTGATGAGATATCCGGCTCCACTGAATCTGGAAAGGAGGACAAACGATCCGCTCGCTCTCCGAAGCCGTCCCAGAAAGTCGAGAAGGAGGAGCGCAATCGCGAGGTGTCAAGACGAGATGATAAGCGAGGCACCGAAACATACTCTCAAGCGCGCAGTGAGAAGAGAGGGTACGACGGAAAACCCAGCCATGAGGCTTTCGCACCGTCAGGCGAACCCTCCCGTCGTGGTAGAGGTGGTGGTTTTCGTATTCGAAACACGGCAACGGGTGGCCGCATGGAAGGTTATGGACCGCCGTCCAGCAAGAGTCCATTTTCGTCGGAACGTAATGCGGACGAGAAACATCAACAAAATGCCGGACGGCAAAATCCGTCGACCCCAACCTCCGAGAAAGAAGCAAACCTTTTGCAATCCGCGCCAGTCGAGTCTACTGATGACAAGATAATCGCGAAGCAACAGGCGCTTACGGCGGGTATTACAGGCAGACGTAATAAATCCCCGAGTCAACAAACTCAACAGGCCTCTAATAAACAAGAAGCGAATCAAGTCGCCAATGTTCTATCCCAAAAGACGCAAATACGAAAAGAAGAGTCGCGTTCCAAGAGAACTCGTAGTGGAAGTAGAAGA gGAAGAGATACTCGTGAAGCTCGTTCACGTGGCAGTAGCAGCAATGTGTCGAAGCAGCCCCAATCGGATGTAGGTAATGAGGATTGGGAAACTACGTCGGAAAATAGCGAAGAGCATATAGAGGATCACAAGGACTCGCGTAACAGTCGCAACAAGCATTTTGGTGGACGACCTATTCAAGCTACAAACCAGAATGCTATTGGTGCAAATCCGCATTCGCGTAGGAGCGAACAATCTGCGACAAATGCCAGAGAGCAACGTGAGAAAAATCCCAAGTCTTCCAATCCGGCGTCGCGAGCCCCAGGAGCGGAGAAACGGAATCTGCAGAACGCCGGCTTTGGGGCTCAGAAAAATCACAATACTGATGGCATACCGCCCTTGATGCAAAATACGCAGATACAGAATGGCGGAAGGTCTAGAAGTCAAAGTTCAACTAACAGCGGCGCAATCTCAAATAAATCGAGTAACAAAGATAGTATGGTTAATCGTatcgatgaaataaaattgaccgATCCGAACCTCGTGAATCAAGCGCTAAACGATCTCAGTAAAAAGAATCAGATAACGAAAGATAAGAAGCTAATGGATTCAGAAATGGAAGCCAACAGCTGCACCGAGGACACTGCGAATGCGACAGCAGAGGATAAAGTAGACGCCGACGGTTTCCAGGAAGTACGTTCTAAGAAGAACGTGAAAGAATCGAGACATAATCAGAAGGAGGAAACGAAGCCGGTTAAGAGAGACAAGGAGAAGGAACGCGAACGCGATCGCTCGAAATCAAAGTCGAACGGATCGCAGCAAGTTTTACAACAACAGGTACAAAATATTCCACCCTTGCTTGGTCAAAATATTCCTCAACCGGCAAACATACCTCAGAAGCGGGAATATGACAACAGAAATTCCAGAAATCCAAGACTAGCTCCGCGTTTCCAACGTCTGGTGAaacaacagcaacagcagATGTGTGCGACTGATGCGAGTGACATGAATAAGCTAAATAGTTCCGGGAACAATTATGCCAAGGATTCGTCTAGCAATCCTGCGCCACCACCGACGGTCAATGCTTGGGATAAACCTTTTACTAGCCAATTACGTTCGAATTCTCCGTCCGCAGTTCCTACGGACATTCAGCTGATGTCGAGTTTAACAACTCAAAACGATCACAGTCACGAAGGTAATGAAGCTAATTCCGGACATAGCAGCCAACGAAATTCTCCGAGCGGTGAGAAGACGGTGAAAAATCTGAAGGAGACTCTGACGGAGAAGAATGTCGTGTCTGATGTATCTTCGCCTCCCGTGCAGACATTGATCTTCGAGAATACGAATTATTCAAAGACCACAAAGACGACCGGACCAACGGATCTGGCGGTGAAGTCAAAGTTCTCGAATCATATTAAGACGCAACAGCAGCGAGCCGAAAAGCGTGCAGAAATGGAAGAAGAAGGCAACAGTCAGGTGCAACAACATCCACAGCAACCAGCGCTTTCCGTCGCTTTCCCCAATAAACCGAATGATCTGATAAAGGATAAGAATCAGGAACCTATTCAAATGCCATTATCGTTTAATAAAAACGAGGACAATGCTGACATGAAGTTGGACTTTACATTTGACTCGGATCTTTCACAATTGACGGAGGACAAGACTAAAAGCTTGGGCATGCCGCGCTCCATGCATATGACCGGCGGTCAGAGCACGATATCGCCATCGACCGCGGAGCTCAACCTGAAAATCGCATCCGTGAAGAAGGTTTGGGAAAACGCACCACCGATGCCGACTGTGGTCGAACATGAAGACGGCAGCGGTGTGGTTGGGAGCGCGACCAGCTTCCCGCAGGCGTTTGAAAGCGGCGATGTTGATGATAGTTACAGCCCGCATCAGCAATACAATCAAAACAATATGAAAAGCGAAATCACAACTTCTACAAATGTGTGCAAG CTGGTTCCCCCGCAGGTGAAGCCGCAGCAACAATCTTCGGGGAGCAGCGGTACGCAACCGGGATCTACCGTGCCTGGGCCAAGTCCCATCGGAGCCGGTCAGAGTCCTATTGGTCACCCTCCCGTTAGTCTTCAAGGTCCTCTAAGTCCACCTCCATTCAATTCTACAGGCCAGCCCTCACACATCAACTATCAG gagTTCCCGCAATATCCTGGTTCACAAGCGGCGCAATACGGTGGCATGTCTGCCATACCGTCGCCACCGGCGGTATTATTCAACACAGGTTCGGGACAATTGCCGGCTCAAGCCGGCGGTTTATACGGAGCGTTTCAATTGGATCAAAGCCGATCACCGTTTACGCAGTACGCGCCGTACGCTCCATCCCTCCAGAGCTCGTTCAGCCAGCAAAACGTATACCTGCAGcaaccgccaccgccaccgcctcACGCACCGAATGCTCCCACACCGGaaatgtatcagaacaatttGTCTCAATATCGCATC aCTGCGGCAGCTGCTCCCCCGTTTGGACAAAATCAACAACTCAGCAACAATCCTAATACAGTACTTATCAGCTCATCGTCAAATTCTCTGATGTCAGCGAGTGTCAAACCGTCATCTCAACCAATCGGAGCTATCGGAACTAAAGCTCCGCATTTCCAAACTCCATCTGCTCCTCAACCTAATCAG ttGGCTTATATACCATACGATCCAAATCAAGTGCTTGGTGTGAGCGGCAGTTACTTGAACAATTCGCAACTAGTACAGAGACCTGGTCCAAATGTTCAAGCATCTGCTAATAGTTACTACAGTGCCACATCTGCCG atgtgTTTCCTGGATCGCAAACGGGCTTTTACCAATCTGGCGGTGCTACTCAACAAACTGGAACTCATTACGGTTTGCAAGGATTTGGCCAGCATAACCAAAGTCTGGCAACGGGTAACGCAACTCCTGTTGGTCTACAAAACTATGGCCCCAGTTTTTTGTCTAGTTCAGGATTGCAAATAGCAGCGGCAGCTCAACAATTTCGCAATCCCACTGGTGGTTTACCAGGACCAGGAAATGCAGCCCCGACATTTCTTAGTAAGCACCAACCGCAGGAGCAATCAAGACAATTGAAGAGCCCGTCGGGAAATCAACAAGATGTGCTTGCATCAGTTTTTGGCTCGA cATCTCAAATACCGTCACCTAAATCGAGAAATTGCAAACAACAATCTTCGTCGCAACAACCACAGCCAAGTCCTACACAACATCACAAGTATCAACAATATCAGGGCGTTAGCCAGTCTGCTCTGGTAAGCAGCTACAATAACTAC GTTTTGCAACAGAATGTACGTGGAATGGGTATGCCGCCTCGTGCTGGCATTCAACCATCGCAACAGCGTTACCCACCTCCAATACAACGACCTGTAGTACCATTTGCACCAGGCCCAAATCCGAATAATCCCACACAACAGCAGCCTGCTTGTATGCCAACGCAACAGCAGCAACAAACTCAAATTAATCGTCATAGACCAAATATAcatcagcagcagcaacagcagcgtAACATGAAGATGCAACAACAATATTACTCATCGCAAG GAAACGTTAAGATGGATTCAAATGATAAAGCTGATAATCATAATGATAAGATAAATGATGGCCCCTCTGGAACACAGCCTGTAGGTAACAAGTCCAATGTGAACCAGCAAGACAGTGATAACAATAAGGAGGAAGTGAATCAGCAAAACGAGTGA